A genomic segment from Actinoplanes sichuanensis encodes:
- the sigJ gene encoding RNA polymerase sigma factor SigJ: MPSPSAVEFEDQRSYLMAVAYRMLGSRAEAEDAVQEAWLRYAQQSEEIRDPRGWLTTVTARICLDQLNSARVRRTAYPGEWLPAFVIEPDADPAHRAELSDQVSVALLVVLERLTPEQRVAFVLHDAFAVPFDEVAAVLDSTPAAARQHASRARKAVAEGGVRHTAGLAEQRRVLDAFLAAAQSGDMRTLAAVLAPDVVAIGDGGGMVRTALRPVLGADKVARFFVGLLTHKLADLTDLKAEPVVVNGSAAMMLQGTRPDGSRLVVVSAVAVDDGRITGIFNQQNPEKISWG; encoded by the coding sequence ATGCCGTCACCGTCCGCGGTCGAGTTCGAGGACCAGCGCTCGTACCTCATGGCCGTCGCCTACCGCATGCTCGGCAGCCGCGCCGAGGCTGAGGACGCGGTCCAGGAGGCCTGGCTGCGCTACGCGCAGCAGAGCGAGGAGATCAGGGATCCGCGGGGGTGGCTCACCACGGTCACCGCACGGATCTGCCTGGACCAGCTCAATTCCGCTCGGGTACGCCGTACCGCGTACCCCGGTGAGTGGCTGCCCGCCTTCGTGATCGAGCCGGACGCCGACCCGGCCCACCGGGCCGAGCTGTCCGATCAGGTCAGCGTCGCCCTGCTGGTGGTGTTGGAGCGGCTCACCCCCGAGCAGCGGGTGGCGTTCGTCCTGCACGACGCGTTCGCGGTGCCGTTCGACGAGGTCGCGGCGGTGCTCGACAGCACACCGGCGGCGGCCCGACAGCACGCCTCCCGGGCCCGCAAAGCCGTCGCCGAAGGGGGCGTCAGGCACACCGCCGGGTTGGCCGAACAGCGACGGGTACTCGACGCGTTCCTGGCCGCGGCACAGAGCGGCGACATGCGTACCCTCGCCGCCGTGCTCGCACCCGATGTCGTCGCCATCGGCGACGGCGGCGGAATGGTCCGCACCGCCCTGCGTCCCGTACTCGGCGCCGACAAGGTGGCCCGTTTCTTCGTCGGGCTGCTCACGCACAAGCTGGCCGATCTCACCGATCTCAAGGCCGAACCGGTCGTGGTCAACGGCTCCGCCGCGATGATGCTGCAGGGCACCCGCCCGGACGGCAGCCGGCTCGTCGTGGTGAGCGCGGTCGCGGTCGACGACGGCCGGATCACCGGCATCTTCAACCAGCAGAACCCGGAGAAGATCAGCTGGGGGTGA
- a CDS encoding DUF402 domain-containing protein has translation MPSEMVRVIYTKYDGSAHRDYPARRLAEDDLGVWVGVTRGTASVYHGRPSVEQIPFVLLIPHHAWWTGMFNPPPRTSEVYCDITTPARWEGDTVHIIDLDLDAVRRRETGLVELRDEDEFAEHRVAFGYPDDLVEHAFAASRHLITALGDGTEPFASHYRKHLLEVTPS, from the coding sequence ATGCCGAGCGAGATGGTCCGGGTCATCTACACGAAGTACGACGGTTCGGCGCATCGTGACTACCCGGCCCGTCGTCTGGCCGAGGACGACCTCGGTGTCTGGGTCGGCGTGACCCGGGGCACCGCGTCGGTCTACCACGGCCGCCCCTCGGTCGAGCAGATCCCGTTCGTCCTGCTCATCCCGCATCACGCCTGGTGGACGGGGATGTTCAACCCACCCCCGCGGACCAGTGAGGTGTATTGCGACATCACCACCCCGGCCCGCTGGGAGGGTGACACGGTTCACATCATCGACCTGGATCTGGACGCGGTCCGGCGCCGCGAGACCGGTCTGGTGGAGCTCCGCGACGAGGACGAGTTCGCCGAGCACCGGGTCGCCTTCGGTTACCCGGACGACCTGGTGGAGCACGCGTTCGCGGCGTCCCGCCATCTGATCACGGCGCTCGGCGACGGCACCGAGCCGTTCGCCTCGCACTACCGCAAGCACCTGCTCGAGGTCACCCCCAGCTGA
- a CDS encoding ATP-dependent DNA helicase, translated as MVEAIDKAVKDKEHLLVQAGTGTGKSLGYLTPALLVDGPVVVSTATLALQNQLVEHDLPRLAEAVQPVLGRKPTFAVLKGRHHYLCAAKLEHADEEGPTDTLFDAEPAAPKAGQWLGEGARLGKQILRIRKWSEKTQTGDRDELDPGVEDLAWRQVSMPARDCVGAGRCPYGAECFAEASRARAREADIVVTNHSLLAVDMIAGRQIVPPHKLLIVDEAHELADRVSSAAQAEITPEVVERAGRRSRTLITPAAAESLAEAADALTVSLADIPAGRLTDGLPERLRLAVSMVESATRAGLTAIGEIKSDDPDPVGKQQAKAVLDELSTTSQRLLEENSYDVAWVEKSDMGTGRRALVVAPLSVAGTLSENLYADRTVVVTSATLTLGGRFDTVARSLGLPVSAPGPASGAPSSGDGWTSLDVGSPFDYPKQGILYVAAHLPRPAASGLPDAAGAELLRLVEALGGRTLGLFSSRKAATQAAELLRAKTDLPILLQGEETLPILVRKFKEDRASCLFGVMSLWQGVDVPGDSCQLVVIDRLPFPRPDEPLAAARAAAVDASGGSGFSAVSVPIAAVRLAQGVGRLIRSTGDKGVVAVLDSRLETARGYGSFLRKSLPPFWYTTRPDVAEGALRRLADT; from the coding sequence ATGGTCGAGGCGATCGACAAGGCCGTGAAGGACAAGGAGCATCTGCTCGTCCAGGCCGGCACGGGCACCGGCAAGAGTCTCGGCTACCTGACACCGGCCCTGCTCGTCGACGGTCCGGTGGTCGTCTCCACCGCCACCCTCGCCCTGCAGAACCAGCTGGTCGAGCACGACCTGCCCCGGCTCGCCGAGGCGGTGCAGCCGGTGCTCGGGCGCAAACCCACGTTCGCCGTGCTCAAGGGCCGGCACCACTACCTCTGCGCGGCCAAGCTGGAGCACGCCGACGAGGAGGGCCCCACCGACACCCTCTTCGACGCCGAGCCCGCCGCTCCCAAGGCCGGCCAGTGGCTCGGCGAGGGTGCCCGGCTCGGCAAGCAGATCCTGCGGATCCGGAAGTGGTCGGAGAAGACCCAGACCGGTGACCGTGACGAGCTCGACCCCGGCGTCGAGGACCTCGCCTGGCGTCAGGTGTCCATGCCCGCACGTGACTGCGTGGGCGCCGGCCGTTGTCCGTATGGTGCGGAGTGTTTCGCCGAGGCGTCCCGCGCCCGGGCCCGCGAGGCCGACATCGTCGTCACCAACCACAGCCTGCTCGCCGTCGACATGATCGCCGGCCGGCAGATCGTCCCACCGCACAAGCTGCTCATCGTCGACGAGGCACACGAGCTGGCCGACCGGGTCTCCTCGGCGGCCCAGGCCGAGATCACCCCCGAGGTGGTCGAGCGGGCCGGCCGCCGCTCCCGCACCCTGATCACTCCCGCGGCCGCCGAGTCCCTGGCCGAGGCGGCCGACGCGCTCACCGTCAGCCTCGCCGACATCCCGGCCGGGCGGCTCACCGACGGCCTGCCCGAGCGGCTCCGGCTGGCCGTCTCGATGGTCGAGTCGGCCACCCGGGCCGGTCTCACCGCGATCGGCGAGATCAAGTCGGATGATCCCGACCCGGTCGGCAAACAGCAGGCCAAGGCGGTTCTCGACGAGCTGTCCACGACCTCGCAGCGGTTGCTGGAGGAAAACTCCTACGACGTCGCCTGGGTGGAGAAATCCGACATGGGCACCGGGCGGCGCGCGCTCGTGGTGGCGCCGCTCTCGGTCGCCGGCACCCTGTCGGAAAACCTGTATGCCGACCGGACCGTGGTGGTCACGTCGGCGACGCTGACCCTGGGCGGCCGGTTCGACACGGTGGCGCGTTCACTCGGCCTGCCGGTCTCCGCGCCCGGCCCGGCCTCGGGCGCGCCCTCCTCCGGCGACGGCTGGACGTCGCTCGACGTGGGTTCCCCGTTCGACTACCCCAAACAGGGCATTCTGTACGTCGCGGCGCACCTGCCCCGGCCGGCCGCCTCCGGCCTGCCCGACGCGGCCGGGGCCGAGCTGCTCCGGCTGGTGGAGGCACTCGGGGGGCGTACTCTCGGGCTCTTCTCGTCGAGGAAGGCCGCGACCCAGGCCGCCGAGCTGCTCCGCGCCAAGACCGACCTGCCGATCCTGCTGCAGGGCGAGGAGACCTTGCCGATCCTGGTCCGCAAGTTCAAGGAGGACCGGGCCAGCTGCCTGTTCGGCGTGATGTCCCTGTGGCAGGGCGTCGACGTCCCCGGCGACTCCTGCCAGCTGGTGGTCATCGACCGCCTGCCGTTCCCGCGCCCCGACGAGCCGCTGGCCGCCGCCCGCGCCGCGGCGGTCGACGCTTCCGGTGGCTCCGGGTTCTCCGCGGTCAGCGTCCCGATCGCCGCGGTCCGGCTGGCCCAGGGCGTCGGCCGTCTGATCCGCTCCACCGGCGACAAGGGGGTGGTGGCGGTGCTGGACTCCCGCTTGGAGACGGCCCGAGGCTACGGCTCCTTCCTCCGGAAGTCCCTGCCCCCGTTCTGGTACACCACTCGTCCCGACGTCGCCGAGGGAGCCCTGCGCCGCTTGGCAGACACCTGA
- a CDS encoding NUDIX domain-containing protein, translated as MGLLLIACTFLVDRTGAVLLQLRDDKAAYCPNVWGLPGGAVEEGETAEEAAVRELWEETRLRPDGPLRLFAQQELPAQGGHQGRVKSYFFGTTSAVQDDVVLGEGAAMLFIPAAEVLDRPFTPGSAEIIERFLASPEYAALGRSHAGHPQR; from the coding sequence ATGGGTTTGTTGCTGATCGCGTGCACGTTCCTGGTCGACCGGACCGGGGCGGTGCTTCTACAACTGCGGGACGACAAGGCGGCCTACTGCCCGAACGTGTGGGGGTTGCCGGGTGGCGCGGTCGAGGAGGGGGAGACCGCTGAGGAGGCTGCCGTCCGCGAGTTGTGGGAGGAGACCCGGTTGCGGCCGGATGGGCCGTTGCGGCTCTTCGCGCAGCAGGAGCTACCCGCCCAGGGCGGTCATCAGGGCCGGGTCAAGAGCTACTTCTTCGGTACGACCTCCGCGGTCCAGGACGACGTGGTCCTCGGCGAGGGCGCGGCGATGCTCTTCATCCCGGCCGCCGAGGTACTGGACCGCCCCTTCACCCCGGGCAGCGCCGAGATCATCGAACGCTTCCTAGCCTCCCCCGAATACGCCGCCCTCGGTAGGTCTCATGCCGGTCATCCGCAAAGATGA
- a CDS encoding type II toxin-antitoxin system PemK/MazF family toxin: protein MRRGEVWTVVRLGHERKVVIVGNDVLNGRNDGVLVVPISDVHAPDLIMPSVHDSEGKPLGTFLTHRVGQVSKTYLTTRFTALDQASQESVDIALRAALDL, encoded by the coding sequence GTGAGGCGAGGAGAGGTTTGGACAGTGGTTCGTCTCGGCCATGAGCGCAAGGTCGTCATCGTCGGAAATGACGTGCTCAATGGTCGCAATGACGGGGTGCTCGTCGTTCCCATCTCCGACGTTCACGCGCCCGATCTGATCATGCCGTCGGTGCACGACAGCGAGGGCAAGCCACTGGGGACGTTTCTCACCCATCGCGTCGGTCAGGTGAGCAAGACATATCTCACGACACGGTTCACTGCCCTGGACCAGGCAAGCCAGGAGAGTGTCGATATCGCGTTGCGGGCGGCGCTCGATCTCTGA